From Theropithecus gelada isolate Dixy chromosome 5, Tgel_1.0, whole genome shotgun sequence:
agataattcgGGAGTACTATTGACAAAGCGTGTGGGCTCAGCCTCCAGCAATCACTGCTGATCTCCAGTCCCTGGGGGGTTCCGGTAAGAAGAACGCCCCTCCGGTACTGAAGAAGCGGCAGGAGGAGATGCGGCCCCTGGACATAGACGAGGTGGAAGCGCCTGAGGAAGTGGAGGTGCTGGAGCCGGAGGAGGATTTCGAGCAGTTCCTGCTCCCGGTCATCAACGAGATGCGCGAGGACATCGCGTCTCTTATACGCGAGCACGGGCGGGCGTACCTGCGAACCAGGAGCAAGCTGTGGGAGATGGACAATATGCTCATCCAGATCAAAACGCAGGTAGAGGCCTCGGAGGAGAGCGCGCTCAATCACGTGCAGCACCCGAGTGGCGAAGCCGACGAGAGAGTGTCGGAGTTGTGCGAGAAGGCTGAGGAGAAGGCCAAGGAGATTGCGAAGATGGCAGAGATGCTGGTCGAGCTCGTCTGGCGAATAGAGAGAAGCGAGTCTTCTTGAAGGAGGAGATCGGCGGTAAGGTCGGAAACTCGCGGGAGCTTGGATGGAACTCAGTAGTCGCCCTAAGCATGGTTAAACCGCGCCCTGTAAAAAGTTATGTTCTAGGCCTGCATCCCCCATTTTATTGCATCGAAAATTGAGCATTGGGAACAAAATTGGGGTCAAGAGGAAAGAGTGCGTGCTGGTTTTGGTAGGTGTTAGTATACCGTTTTTTTGTGGCCTCTCCCTCCCACACTGgtaatcacagaaaaataaaagtaacttcGGGTTTGTTTTTGTGAAACGTAAGTCAGTTCTAATAGGGCAGTCGCCAGGAAGTAGACCTGTCTAGGCACTAAGGGAGTTTGGGGAAAGCCACAGAAGACCTAGGCTGTGGAGCACAATGGAACGCAGGCTGAGAACgcagggaaagaaataaagagtaaagCCAGAGGCCATTACCTGAAATTTCCAGACTGTTCTATGAGACAGGTATGTCAGAGGACCGTGTCTCAAAGAAGTGGCATTCTTCTGGGtggttcacatttatttttaacatcaaGATATGGAACTTTGAGAGTCAATGTCTTCATGGTAAATTTCTCCCAATTGTGCTTTAGGTTCACAGCTGAGGACTGTAGTCAACTGGTAAGGATGAACTGACACcttgaggaaactgaaacagcttgtcattttctctgttttgtttttgtatgttttttaccCCCATGTAACAGTCTCCCTTATGGTCAGTGATTGATGACCTCGATATGGATTTAGATCATCAAATGTGTTTGGTTCTGGAAATACAACTTTTGTCGAAGAAATACTTTCACAAGAGAAATGGGGCTTAATTAAGTTGTTTTCGTGGTCACGTTTATTCTTGTTACTTCGCTGTGTTTTTGA
This genomic window contains:
- the MRFAP1L1 gene encoding MORF4 family-associated protein 1-like 1 codes for the protein MRPLDIDEVEAPEEVEVLEPEEDFEQFLLPVINEMREDIASLIREHGRAYLRTRSKLWEMDNMLIQIKTQVEASEESALNHVQHPSGEADERVSELCEKAEEKAKEIAKMAEMLVELVWRIERSESS